A region from the Mesorhizobium sp. NBSH29 genome encodes:
- a CDS encoding chemotaxis protein CheB, which translates to MASSSIIVIGASAGGVGALRFLAAALPNTFPAPVLVVLHIGAHRSELPELLNSAGPLPAKHAEDGETIHPGRIYVAPPDRHMIVADGRLRLLRGPKENCARPAIDPLFRSAAEHYGTDALGVILTGNLNDGTLGLLEIKRRGGIAIAQAPDDAAYPDMPRSAAAHVALDYCPPLAEMPKLLIELVNGKDGKDPAMPISSSQPDSGQSPELTDARTFERPLTVTCPECGGALKKFEVGSIIKFGCHIGHSYTAEIMAGAQFEEMEKVMRAAVRFLNERAEFCLQMADHTRSAEHALSADWHAASRQALDRAYKLRDLVEQNWLTPESVRRVASASNGSAPLAE; encoded by the coding sequence ATGGCATCTTCCTCAATCATCGTCATCGGCGCATCCGCAGGCGGAGTAGGTGCGTTGCGCTTTCTCGCCGCTGCGCTGCCGAATACGTTTCCCGCCCCTGTTTTGGTGGTGCTGCATATCGGCGCCCATCGAAGCGAATTGCCGGAACTTTTGAATTCCGCCGGCCCGCTTCCCGCAAAACATGCCGAAGATGGCGAAACGATCCATCCTGGCCGCATCTATGTGGCTCCGCCGGATCGCCATATGATCGTCGCCGACGGGCGGCTGCGCCTGTTGCGTGGTCCCAAGGAAAACTGCGCGCGGCCGGCCATCGACCCGCTGTTCCGCAGCGCGGCGGAGCACTATGGCACCGACGCGCTGGGCGTGATCCTGACTGGCAATCTGAACGACGGCACGCTCGGCCTGCTTGAAATCAAGCGGCGCGGCGGCATCGCGATTGCCCAGGCTCCCGACGACGCCGCTTATCCGGACATGCCGAGAAGCGCGGCCGCGCACGTCGCGCTCGATTACTGCCCGCCGCTCGCGGAAATGCCCAAATTGCTGATAGAACTGGTCAACGGAAAGGACGGAAAGGATCCAGCCATGCCGATATCCTCTTCTCAACCGGATTCCGGGCAAAGTCCCGAGTTGACCGACGCCAGAACATTCGAGCGGCCTTTGACGGTCACCTGCCCCGAATGTGGCGGCGCGCTGAAAAAATTCGAGGTCGGTTCAATCATCAAATTCGGCTGTCACATCGGGCATAGTTATACCGCCGAGATCATGGCGGGGGCGCAGTTCGAGGAAATGGAAAAAGTCATGCGCGCCGCGGTGCGGTTCCTCAACGAGCGGGCCGAATTCTGCCTTCAGATGGCCGATCACACCCGGTCCGCGGAACACGCCCTCTCCGCCGACTGGCACGCGGCGAGCAGGCAGGCGCTGGATCGTGCCTACAAGCTCCGAGACCTCGTAGAGCAGAACTGGCTGACGCCGGAGAGCGTAAGACGCGTCGCGTCGGCATCCAATGGTTCGGCCCCACTCGCGGAATAG
- a CDS encoding sensor domain-containing diguanylate cyclase produces the protein MTPILESKGFAAAVIDALASHLCVVDREGVIIAVNHAWLNFKRENATAPVQSDIGTHYLRICRSATGPGSEEGEPFAIGVRAVLTGKTALFQMEYPCHSPTQNRWFLGRVTPLKAEQGGAVISHLNITDRKLVELELARLAATDPLTGLPNRRFFQQTANLELERVRRFSGSTSVIMLDVDHFKSVNDTYGHALGDEALRCMTRICNGLLRQMDVFARHGGEEFVILLPGTEDAGACSVAEKLRSAIAHMPISDGQNHIKLTASFGVTQLRPADQNIEAALARADTALYAAKHSGRNCVKSFAVLEREGGKLSA, from the coding sequence GTGACACCGATACTCGAATCGAAGGGCTTCGCGGCCGCCGTCATAGACGCGCTCGCATCGCATCTCTGCGTCGTAGATCGGGAAGGTGTCATTATCGCCGTCAACCACGCCTGGCTGAATTTCAAACGGGAAAATGCAACCGCGCCTGTGCAATCCGATATCGGCACCCACTACCTGAGGATTTGCCGAAGCGCCACTGGTCCTGGTTCCGAGGAGGGCGAACCTTTTGCGATCGGGGTCCGGGCTGTCCTCACTGGGAAGACCGCGCTTTTTCAGATGGAATATCCCTGTCATTCCCCGACGCAGAACCGATGGTTTTTGGGCCGGGTGACGCCGCTCAAGGCAGAGCAAGGGGGCGCCGTAATTTCCCACCTGAATATCACCGACCGAAAGCTCGTGGAGCTAGAACTGGCCCGCCTGGCGGCGACCGATCCGCTGACAGGGTTGCCAAATCGACGGTTCTTTCAGCAGACAGCAAACCTTGAACTGGAGCGGGTGCGTCGCTTTAGCGGTTCGACTTCCGTTATCATGCTGGATGTGGACCACTTCAAGTCAGTAAACGATACTTACGGTCATGCCTTGGGCGACGAAGCCCTTCGGTGTATGACCCGAATATGCAACGGGTTACTACGTCAGATGGACGTATTCGCACGCCACGGCGGGGAAGAATTCGTCATCCTGCTACCGGGAACGGAAGATGCGGGAGCATGCAGCGTTGCCGAAAAACTGCGCAGCGCGATCGCCCATATGCCCATAAGTGATGGGCAGAACCACATCAAATTGACAGCCAGCTTCGGGGTGACTCAGCTCCGACCGGCCGACCAGAATATCGAGGCGGCGCTCGCCCGCGCTGACACTGCTCTCTATGCAGCGAAGCACTCTGGAAGGAACTGCGTCAAGAGTTTTGCGGTGCTGGAACGCGAGGGGGGCAAGCTGAGCGCCTGA
- a CDS encoding chemotaxis protein CheB, with translation MTGESNGEGNRPWRKPKAKTNDAREASGRVAETAAIPVIGIGASAGGIEALGLFFDAMPTDCGCAFVVVLHLDPKRESELARVLGARTAMPVVQVKDGMRLAPDHVYVIAPDSDLTVREGALHMAKPVAPRGHGHPVDVLFSSLAKDQRERAIAIVLSGTGSNGTEGLKEIRAEGGMSLVQAPETAKFDGMPRSAISAGMADHILAPEKMPEILLAYIRHDYISAPVDAEIASPGGQATLDHVLDLLRARGGHDFRGYKQATLGRRVHRRLGLRNIETLDAYIDELRASPDEAATLIRDLMISVSGFFRDTDAWKTLAELVIAPMVAERETGASIRVWAPACSTGEEAYSVAMLVTELAEAAEKRFELKVFATDAQEGNLRKARDGIYPAAAVAGFPSTRLKRFFEKLDGSFQVSKELREMVVFAPQNLLRDPPFSRLDLVSCRNVLIYLESDAQQRIIALCHFALLPGGHLFLGSAETIGRHEDLFETVSKKWRIYRRLGPTRHDLVDYPPPRGPAEPRTRDKPSLSAEAIAPASELARRALLERYAPASVLIDQKGRVLYFHGTTRDYLEHPAGEPTRDLLTMARDGMAARLRAAIREASKENRSVTVNARIRETGRSVAMTVAPLPASSQGSGFILVSFAPALAQSDPASAAVRDDAGEGSSSERALVDELKATRAELQNTIEYQETTNEELKASNEEATSMNEELQSTNEELETSKEELQSFNEELNTVNSQLQHKIGELENTTNHLDNLLAGSETATLFLDTGFRITWFAPAMKDLFDFVPSDIGRPIAHFARKFADENLLRDAETVLKKLTAIEAEVPTDAGRWYVRRVLPYRTQDNRIAGVVVTFSDITDRKRSADAINDARVYSETIVRTVQHPLIVLDKNLRVQTANKAFRELFAVFDEEPKGHIIFELGTGEWNNPPLRPLLDRVISADEDIHNFEIEQDFHLTGLRSMLLTASKLPQEGGRDALILLAIEDITERKRFEEHREILVGELNHRIKNVMATVQAIASQTLGSAASIDEARAAFGSRLVALGKAHDLLTRENWAGADLVDVVSDTLEPLAGGSNRFRIDGPSLRLAPGPALSIAMAIHELATNAAKYGALSTGEGQVDIAWRLDGQDEDRRLYLRWTERGGPPVTAPTRKGFGTRLVQRVLATELGGKVSVAYETSGVVCTIDAPMPEGERTKQVDRPDTEAGADRRG, from the coding sequence ATGACCGGGGAATCGAACGGCGAAGGCAATCGCCCGTGGCGCAAGCCCAAGGCGAAAACGAACGACGCGCGAGAGGCATCGGGCCGCGTGGCCGAAACAGCGGCAATTCCGGTTATCGGCATCGGCGCGTCGGCCGGCGGCATCGAGGCGCTGGGCCTTTTCTTCGACGCCATGCCGACAGACTGCGGCTGCGCCTTCGTGGTCGTGCTGCATCTCGATCCGAAGCGCGAAAGCGAGTTGGCGCGCGTCCTGGGCGCCCGCACGGCCATGCCGGTCGTTCAAGTCAAGGACGGCATGCGGCTTGCGCCCGACCACGTCTATGTGATCGCGCCCGATTCCGACCTGACGGTTCGCGAAGGCGCGCTGCACATGGCCAAGCCGGTCGCGCCGCGCGGCCACGGTCATCCCGTCGACGTTCTGTTTTCCTCGCTCGCTAAGGACCAGCGTGAACGGGCGATCGCCATCGTGCTGTCCGGCACGGGGAGCAATGGCACCGAGGGGCTGAAGGAGATCCGGGCGGAGGGTGGCATGAGCCTCGTGCAGGCGCCCGAGACCGCCAAATTCGACGGCATGCCGAGAAGCGCGATTTCGGCGGGCATGGCCGATCACATCCTCGCGCCGGAAAAGATGCCGGAGATCCTGCTGGCCTACATCCGCCACGATTACATTTCGGCGCCCGTCGATGCCGAGATCGCCTCGCCGGGTGGCCAGGCGACGCTCGATCATGTTCTGGATCTGTTGCGCGCGCGCGGCGGACACGATTTTCGCGGCTACAAGCAAGCGACGCTCGGGCGGCGCGTTCACCGGCGTCTTGGCCTGAGAAACATCGAAACGCTAGACGCATATATCGACGAATTGCGCGCCAGTCCGGATGAAGCCGCCACGCTGATCAGGGACCTCATGATAAGCGTCTCGGGATTTTTCCGCGACACCGACGCATGGAAGACGCTTGCCGAACTGGTAATTGCGCCGATGGTGGCCGAGCGCGAGACAGGCGCTTCGATCCGCGTCTGGGCGCCGGCCTGCTCCACGGGCGAGGAAGCCTATTCCGTCGCCATGCTGGTCACCGAACTTGCCGAGGCGGCCGAAAAGCGGTTCGAACTAAAGGTATTCGCGACCGACGCCCAGGAAGGTAATCTGCGCAAGGCGCGCGATGGCATTTATCCAGCCGCCGCCGTGGCGGGCTTTCCATCGACCCGTCTCAAGCGCTTTTTCGAAAAGCTCGACGGGTCCTTCCAAGTCAGCAAGGAGCTTCGCGAAATGGTTGTGTTCGCGCCGCAGAACCTGCTGCGCGATCCGCCGTTTTCGCGACTCGACCTGGTGTCGTGCCGTAATGTCCTCATCTATCTTGAATCTGACGCGCAGCAACGGATTATCGCGCTCTGTCATTTCGCGCTGCTCCCAGGCGGGCATCTGTTTCTCGGCAGTGCCGAGACGATCGGACGGCACGAAGACCTGTTCGAGACGGTGTCGAAGAAATGGCGGATATACCGAAGGCTCGGGCCGACCCGGCACGACCTCGTTGACTATCCGCCGCCGCGCGGCCCCGCTGAACCCCGAACGAGAGACAAACCGTCGCTGTCTGCCGAGGCGATCGCACCGGCCTCCGAACTGGCGCGGCGCGCGCTCCTGGAGCGCTACGCTCCGGCCTCGGTGCTGATCGACCAGAAGGGCCGCGTTCTCTATTTCCACGGCACAACCAGGGACTATCTGGAACACCCGGCGGGCGAGCCGACCAGGGATCTTCTGACCATGGCGCGCGACGGAATGGCCGCCAGGCTGCGCGCCGCGATTCGCGAAGCTTCGAAAGAAAACCGAAGCGTGACCGTCAACGCCCGGATCAGGGAGACGGGCCGATCCGTCGCCATGACGGTTGCGCCACTGCCCGCCTCGTCGCAAGGCAGCGGCTTTATTCTTGTCAGCTTCGCGCCGGCATTGGCGCAGTCCGACCCCGCCTCGGCCGCTGTTCGCGACGACGCTGGAGAGGGGTCGTCCTCCGAACGCGCGCTTGTCGACGAATTGAAGGCGACCCGCGCCGAACTGCAGAACACCATCGAATATCAGGAAACTACCAATGAGGAGTTGAAGGCCTCGAACGAGGAAGCCACCTCCATGAACGAGGAGCTTCAATCCACCAACGAGGAACTGGAGACCTCGAAGGAGGAACTGCAATCGTTCAACGAGGAACTGAACACCGTCAACAGTCAGCTTCAGCACAAGATCGGAGAGCTTGAAAACACCACCAACCACCTCGACAATCTGCTGGCCGGATCGGAGACGGCGACCCTGTTTCTGGATACCGGTTTCCGCATTACATGGTTCGCCCCGGCGATGAAGGATTTGTTCGATTTCGTCCCGTCCGACATCGGCCGCCCGATCGCTCATTTCGCCCGCAAATTCGCCGACGAGAATCTGCTGCGGGACGCCGAGACGGTGCTGAAAAAGCTTACCGCCATCGAGGCCGAAGTGCCCACCGATGCGGGCCGCTGGTATGTTCGCCGCGTGCTTCCCTATCGCACGCAGGACAACCGGATCGCAGGCGTCGTCGTCACGTTTAGCGACATCACTGACCGAAAACGCTCCGCCGATGCGATCAACGATGCTCGCGTCTATTCCGAAACCATAGTGCGGACGGTTCAGCATCCCCTGATCGTTCTGGACAAGAATTTGCGTGTCCAAACCGCCAACAAGGCTTTCCGCGAACTATTCGCTGTTTTTGACGAAGAACCCAAAGGGCATATTATCTTTGAACTTGGAACCGGCGAGTGGAATAACCCGCCTCTGCGGCCCCTTCTGGATAGAGTTATTTCGGCGGACGAGGATATCCACAACTTCGAAATCGAGCAGGATTTCCATCTGACCGGACTACGATCGATGCTGCTCACTGCGAGCAAGTTGCCACAAGAAGGAGGCCGTGACGCCCTGATCCTGCTTGCCATCGAGGACATCACCGAGCGCAAGCGTTTCGAGGAGCATCGCGAAATCCTGGTTGGCGAACTCAATCATCGCATCAAGAATGTCATGGCGACGGTGCAGGCGATCGCATCGCAGACGCTGGGCAGCGCTGCTTCGATAGACGAAGCCCGCGCCGCCTTCGGGTCGCGGCTTGTCGCGCTGGGCAAGGCGCACGACCTGCTGACCCGCGAAAACTGGGCAGGCGCGGATCTGGTCGATGTCGTCTCGGACACATTGGAGCCGCTTGCCGGGGGATCGAACCGCTTCCGGATCGACGGTCCCAGCCTGCGGCTCGCGCCAGGCCCGGCGCTCTCCATTGCCATGGCCATCCATGAATTAGCCACGAACGCCGCGAAATACGGCGCGCTCTCGACCGGGGAAGGCCAAGTCGATATCGCCTGGCGCCTCGACGGTCAGGACGAGGATCGGCGGCTATACTTGCGCTGGACCGAGCGAGGCGGGCCGCCTGTCACCGCGCCGACGCGCAAGGGTTTCGGCACCCGCCTGGTCCAGCGGGTGCTGGCTACGGAACTGGGCGGCAAGGTGAGCGTTGCCTACGAGACGTCCGGTGTCGTTTGCACCATCGATGCGCCGATGCCAGAGGGGGAAAGGACGAAACAGGTTGACCGACCAGACACCGAAGCGGGTGCTGATCGTCGAGGATGA
- a CDS encoding response regulator, translating to MTDQTPKRVLIVEDEVLLAMYLEDLLTDLGHEVVGQATRIDEAMTLARESDIDFAILDINVAGTKSFPVADILRQRSIPFAFASGYGAEGFPDGYRDEPALRKPYAQEDLQRTIARVFADRPPV from the coding sequence TTGACCGACCAGACACCGAAGCGGGTGCTGATCGTCGAGGATGAAGTCCTGCTCGCGATGTATCTGGAGGATTTGCTGACCGACCTCGGGCATGAAGTGGTCGGTCAAGCCACGCGTATCGACGAAGCCATGACGCTTGCTCGCGAAAGCGACATCGACTTTGCGATTCTGGATATCAATGTCGCCGGCACGAAGTCCTTTCCAGTAGCCGACATACTGCGGCAGCGCAGCATTCCGTTTGCGTTTGCAAGCGGATACGGGGCCGAGGGTTTTCCCGACGGATATCGCGACGAACCGGCATTGCGCAAACCATACGCACAAGAAGATCTGCAACGAACCATCGCGCGGGTTTTCGCGGATCGCCCGCCGGTATAA
- a CDS encoding response regulator encodes MSSKINILVVEDEFLIRMDLVDYLSVEGFEVFEAAHADEAIAILEANDQIQVMFTDVDMPGSMDGLKLSAAVRDRWPPVRIVVTSGHRAVALTDLPEGSPFYAKPYDHAAIAASLRDLL; translated from the coding sequence ATGTCGTCCAAGATCAATATACTGGTGGTTGAAGACGAATTTCTGATCCGTATGGACCTTGTCGATTACCTGTCGGTCGAAGGGTTCGAGGTGTTCGAGGCCGCCCACGCAGATGAGGCCATTGCCATCCTGGAAGCAAATGACCAGATCCAGGTGATGTTTACGGACGTCGACATGCCCGGCAGCATGGACGGCCTCAAACTTTCCGCGGCAGTGCGCGACCGCTGGCCGCCGGTCAGGATAGTGGTTACGTCTGGCCACCGCGCGGTTGCGCTGACGGACCTTCCCGAAGGCAGCCCGTTCTACGCCAAGCCGTATGACCACGCCGCGATAGCCGCATCGTTGCGCGACCTTCTCTAA